A single region of the Salvia miltiorrhiza cultivar Shanhuang (shh) chromosome 8, IMPLAD_Smil_shh, whole genome shotgun sequence genome encodes:
- the LOC130998183 gene encoding uncharacterized protein LOC130998183 codes for MTSTVNEDKWKHLQEAVTKQLSLQEVQLKLQEEQLKLQHIEFCRQDTSGMSEDELYNHFKIIVDAMSNYSPYFTLRQDATGRNGLSPLQKCTASIRQLTYAAPGDSLDEYMRMGESTALECLHEFCRSMIAIYGDRYLRSPNAADTQRLLQMHEERHGFPGMLGSLDCMHWDLGVEELPCRLQRGNAPPVQFMVNGRMYNRWNLSNLGFIRQELPSTRRSGQAKISQRQEAARKDIERAFGVLQARWAVVRNPARSYFKEDLRNIMLTCIILHNMIIEDEGEEAVNWSDEDATPQQPIPMSTNNWEAFEIISKITTI; via the exons ATGACATCTACAGTCAACGAAGATAAGTGGAAGCATCTCCAAGAGGCTGTGACTAAACAATTGAGTCTGCAAGAGGTACAACTCAAGCTTCAAGAGGAACAACTCAAGCTTCAACATATTGAGTTTTGTAGACAGGATACTAGTGGCATGTCGGAGGATGAACTCTACAACCATTTCAAGATT ATTGTTGATGCGATGAGCAATTACTCACCCTATTTCACATTGAGGCAAGATGCAACTGGAAGGAATGGCTTATCACCACTCCAAAAGTGCACCGCATCTATTCGACAGTTGACATATGCGGCTCCCGGTGATTCACTTGATGAGTACATGCGGATGGGTGAAAGTACTGCATTGGAATGTCTACATGAATTTTGTAGGAGTATGATTGCCATTTATGGTGATCGATATTTGAGGAGTCCAAATGCAGCAGATACTCAACGCTTGCTACAAATGCATGAAGAAAGACATGGCTTCCCGGGCATGTTGGGAAGCcttgattgcatgcattgggacTTGGGAGTGGAGGAATTGCCATGTCGCTTACAAAGG GGAAATGCCCCACCAGTTCAGTTCATGGTGAATGGTCGGATGTATAACAGATGGAATTTATCCAACTTGGGCTTCATTCGTCAAGAGTTACCCAGCACTAGGAGATCCGGTCAGGCGAAAATTTCCCAAAGACAAGAGGCTGCAAGAAAAGACATCGAACGAGCGTTTGGAGTGCTACAAGCTCGTTGGGCAGTAGTTCGAAATCCAGCGCGGTCTTATTTTAAGGAAGACCTTCGCAATATAATGCTCACATGTATtattttgcacaacatgatcattgagGATGAGGGTGAAGAAGCGGTCAACTGGTCTGACGAAGATGCAACTCCTCAGCAACCAATACCAATGAGTACTAATAATTGGGAAGCATTTGAAATTATCTCCAAAATCACAACGatttaa
- the LOC130998184 gene encoding glutathione S-transferase T3-like: MPPPNQSQQTSSQFPQYSSQISLAHDDDDGVEEVVKSTANVKETKTMWTPDEDILLVKAWYNTSTDSIIGNQQKRKVFWEKIAAYYNEWRPEGTVARSYSQVKNHYYKINPDINKWAGIYNNFWSNRASGQDDDDVLEVAKRAWRNDDPKNKDFKFLHVWKIIQTCEKWTPQQMPQNPQKKAKNSETVSPSSTDTGARMRPWDNRELNDKRNKRLK; encoded by the coding sequence ATGCCTCCACCAAATCAATCTCAACAAACTAGCTCCCAGTTTCCTCAATATTCTTCACAAATTTCCCTTGCTCATGATGACGATGATGGAGTCGAGGAAGTTGTTAAATCTACTGCAAATGTAAAGGAGACAAAGACGATGTGGACTCCTGATGAAGATATCCTTCTTGTAAAAGCTTGGTACAACACTAGCACCGACTCCATTATTGGCAATCAACAAAAGAGAAAGGTTTTTTGGGAGAAAATTGCTGCCTACTACAATGAGTGGAGGCCAGAGGGAACTGTTGCGCGAAGTTACTCGCAGGTAAAAAATCATTATTATAAAATCAATCCGGATATTAATAAATGGGCAGGTATCTACAATAATTTCTGGAGCAACCGGGCGAGCGGTCAAGACGATGATGATGTACTAGAGGTGGCCAAAAGAGCATGGAGAAACGATGATCCAAAGAACAAGGACTTTAAGTTCTTGCACGTATGGAAGATCATCCAAACTTGTGAGAAATGGACTCCTCAACAAATGCCGCAGAATCCTCAGAAAAAGGCCAAAAATTCTGAAACAGTTAGTCCCTCTTCTACGGACACTGGAGCTCGAATGCGACCGTGGGACAACAGAGAGCTAAACGACAAGCGAAACAAAAGGCTAAAATGA